Proteins from a single region of Pirellulales bacterium:
- a CDS encoding C25 family cysteine peptidase: MLIFHKHLAAICAWTGFAMATFGRLHAQDVPAPGEGPRSAEKSPEIGIAPGAAASNTTHLVAVVCPPEWRTALDKWAAYRAAQGYQLIWVEPAATAAQTRAELILRHQASPLTAVLLIGDVPVPQADVPRPNFFDAIPRREGARGTAAPRRTYATTLAPATPRYVESAPVRPGTPTHYVRAQVIPGWGGEELIASDLPYADLDGDDVPDVACGRWPVDNGTELALLARRTIDYEQSRDYGWWRGRVNLVAGVGGFGAVTDNVIESGARQILLTGLPRGYSTTLTQASWSSPYCPSPRQFTRAACDRFNEGCLFWIYVGHGQPRGLDYLYTPDRGAYPILRFEDCREMRARGTPPIAIFLACSTGAFDKAQDALAEEILRQPAGPVAVIANTRVAMPYGMSVFGLEGLHAGLRETDGGTGDIRLGQVVQQAKLRSLRPPERAERLPVRRALDATAAVLTPEGHDASAELLEHAHLITLFGDPLLQLPRPGTISLAGPARAARGSTITVAATLPCAGKCRWDVCLPPGQTARSLTHRTKYDSSPAALAEYQPIYEECLEARLWHSESEQPAGRQEISIPLPAQYTGELLVRVWIEGAKECALGCLELKVEK, from the coding sequence ATGCTGATTTTTCACAAACATTTAGCGGCCATCTGCGCCTGGACGGGGTTTGCGATGGCCACTTTTGGCCGTTTGCACGCCCAAGATGTTCCTGCGCCGGGAGAGGGGCCGCGATCCGCGGAAAAATCACCAGAAATCGGCATTGCGCCAGGAGCCGCCGCGTCCAACACGACACACCTGGTCGCGGTCGTTTGCCCACCGGAATGGCGGACCGCGCTGGACAAATGGGCCGCTTATCGCGCGGCACAGGGATATCAACTGATCTGGGTGGAACCAGCCGCCACGGCGGCCCAAACGCGGGCCGAGCTGATCCTACGGCATCAGGCCAGCCCTTTGACGGCGGTGCTGCTGATCGGGGATGTCCCCGTCCCCCAGGCGGATGTTCCCCGGCCCAATTTTTTTGACGCCATACCCCGCAGGGAGGGGGCCAGAGGGACCGCCGCTCCCCGGCGAACATACGCGACGACCCTGGCCCCCGCCACTCCTCGTTATGTGGAATCAGCCCCGGTCCGGCCGGGCACGCCGACGCATTATGTGCGGGCCCAGGTGATCCCCGGTTGGGGGGGAGAGGAGTTGATTGCCAGCGATTTGCCTTATGCGGATTTGGATGGGGATGACGTGCCGGATGTGGCGTGCGGCCGCTGGCCGGTGGATAACGGGACGGAGCTGGCGCTGCTGGCCCGGCGGACGATCGACTATGAGCAATCGCGCGATTATGGGTGGTGGCGCGGGCGGGTTAACCTGGTCGCGGGGGTGGGGGGCTTTGGCGCGGTGACAGATAATGTGATCGAAAGCGGCGCGCGGCAAATATTATTAACGGGCCTACCACGGGGTTACAGCACCACCCTTACCCAAGCGAGTTGGAGCAGCCCGTACTGTCCATCTCCCCGTCAATTCACGCGGGCGGCGTGTGACCGCTTTAATGAGGGGTGCCTGTTTTGGATTTATGTGGGGCATGGGCAGCCGCGTGGTTTGGATTATTTGTACACACCTGATCGCGGGGCATATCCTATTTTGCGGTTCGAGGATTGTAGGGAAATGCGCGCCCGGGGCACGCCCCCAATTGCGATTTTTTTGGCTTGTTCAACGGGAGCCTTTGACAAGGCGCAAGACGCCCTGGCGGAGGAAATATTGCGGCAACCGGCGGGTCCGGTGGCGGTGATCGCCAACACCCGTGTCGCCATGCCCTATGGCATGAGCGTGTTCGGGCTGGAGGGATTGCACGCGGGCTTGCGCGAGACCGATGGGGGGACCGGCGATATTCGCCTGGGGCAGGTAGTCCAACAGGCCAAGCTGCGCAGCTTGCGTCCTCCGGAGCGGGCGGAACGGCTGCCCGTGCGGCGGGCGCTGGATGCCACAGCCGCGGTCCTTACACCCGAGGGGCATGATGCCTCCGCCGAATTACTGGAACACGCGCATTTGATCACGCTCTTTGGCGATCCGCTGCTGCAACTCCCGCGGCCGGGAACGATTTCCCTGGCTGGGCCTGCGCGGGCCGCGCGGGGAAGTACGATCACGGTGGCGGCCACCTTGCCATGCGCGGGAAAATGCCGCTGGGATGTCTGCCTGCCGCCGGGTCAAACCGCGCGCTCCCTTACCCACCGGACAAAGTATGATTCCTCTCCCGCGGCCTTGGCCGAATATCAACCAATTTACGAGGAATGCCTGGAAGCGCGGCTGTGGCATAGCGAAAGCGAGCAACCGGCGGGCAGGCAAGAAATCTCCATTCCGCTGCCAGCCCAATACACGGGAGAATTGCTGGTCCGGGTGTGGATCGAAGGGGCGAAAGAATGCGCCTTGGGCTGTTTGGAGTTAAAGGTGGAAAAATAA